TAGCTTTCATCAGTAAACCTGTACCGTGCCGTATCCGGCCAACGTTGCGCTTACCTGCATCGTAGGGGTTCTCAAAAGCGCCTCCCGCAGTACAGCAAAATGCGCCGTGCCAGGCAGCGTTATACAGCCTTCGCTAACGCCTTTATAGCCTGCCGGGTGTAACCGGAAATGGCCGCGCTCCACCTTGTCTATAAACGTCCAGTCATCAATTTTTCCATCCTCCCGATACAGCGCAAACCAGACCGATCGATCTGAACCGGTGTACTGCGTAGCTGCCCAATCCTGAATCATCGTTCTGAGGCCTCCAGACGGGCGGCTGACAATATAGTATTTGCCAGGCGGTAACGGGCCTGCATTCGGAACATTCACGGAGGCAGGGTTATTTCTGTGAGTACCCTCATAGCCTGAATACGCGGGAAAGAAACCAATACCGGGACAACTGAGGTTTGAT
The DNA window shown above is from Citrobacter farmeri and carries:
- a CDS encoding DUF2778 domain-containing protein — its product is MIQCTFRLNGNGLSNLSCPGIGFFPAYSGYEGTHRNNPASVNVPNAGPLPPGKYYIVSRPSGGLRTMIQDWAATQYTGSDRSVWFALYREDGKIDDWTFIDKVERGHFRLHPAGYKGVSEGCITLPGTAHFAVLREALLRTPTMQVSATLAGYGTVQVY